One Triplophysa rosa linkage group LG8, Trosa_1v2, whole genome shotgun sequence genomic window, tctcctgaggttttttttctccattggagttttgggttcctcgccaccgtttgcatattgttttgcactatttgcctggccaggggagctgctttagaattagaattttaaagttttacttaaaggcgtgacgagagccgtgggaagaggaagcgaggccggtgatgtgattgataatgagcgtcagctgggcaccacaccggcctcgtatctcccacggaggagatcggaagcataaaaggccaaGCAACAGGAGTAGACGGCGAGAGaagaccgggcccggacattagttaagttttgtttacgttcgtgtggccggcagtcgtccgtgagcggcagccggcctgttttactgctgtttattgtttatttatttttgattaaaatgtttaaatgttcgccagttcccgcctccttccttccgttttattgagcttattACAGTAACATTCTGCGTGAAGTATTAACTActacatataggaatttataatcTGTATAATATGTTATACATATGTAATATgctgtgtgtgcatatgtgtatgtgtctgGCATGTGTAagtgtctggtgtgtgtgtgcgtgcgtgcgtgcgtgcgtgcgtgcgtgcgtgcgtgcgtgcgtgttttgTGCATGTGCCTTTGTGAGTGTGAGTGTGTCCTTTTGCATCAATTGAGTGTGTAAGTGCTGTatagtttgtgtgttgtgtgtgtgaatgggAGTGTATTTATTCACTTTGCTCttcataattttcttttttataaattcaATGTAGTGCTTATAGTAagtatgtttcatgtacagctgctttgtaacaagggaaactgtaaaaagtgctatataaaaaaaagttgagttgagtcaaATTTGGCACACAGATCATACTAAGAGCATTATATAGTATTGCTTGCCATGGAGCCACGTCAACACTATTTAAAAAACGATTTTATAGTCCACAAGTGACACATTTTTTGCTGCCTGTTGGTAGCACTATCACTGAGACTCACAATGGTCAAACAAATGTAATCAGACCCCATGACAAAACATACTTGGCATGTTTGATCCAAATCACTTATTGTATGCAGTAGATACTGTTTCTTTTTCAACAGAAATTCATTGTCTTGGCATGGCAACACCATTCAGGATACAAAAAATCTGGCCACAATTTGGCATCTTTAATGTCTTGGCATTATGTTGACCAAGTTTGGTGGCAATTGCATAAATCCCCTATGAGGAGTATTTAAAGGTTTACCACATGCCCCCCTTTGCAAAATCCACAATGTGACACACTTCCTTCTGCCAGTTGGTGGGGCTATGACAGGGACACACAATAGCCACATCAATGTGATCAGACCCCATAATCAAACATATGCAAATCAGTTCACAAATTAACATCTCCAATGTCTTGGCATCATGTTCTATGTACATGTGTGATCTATGCACCAAGTCCCTCTGCCACGTCCGTGTGCCAACCTTTGCCCATGCTTAATGGGAGAGGACTCTGACATCTGTGCCAATGTTCAATAATTTTTGAGCATGTTGGGGGCCCCAAAATGCATTCTTAATAATATGCTCCATGCTCAGAGCCAGTCCTGTCTATTATACATTGTGAAAGGATTTTAGGTCCTTCAAAAACATGCTATTAGCCAGgttctgcctacagaaaggaggttgctcagctggctgcctggtgtagtcaaaacaacctagagctgaatgcattcaagacagtggagatgatagtggatttcagaaggaaccctccatcacttcctcccctcaccatcctggacagcactgtggatactgtggagtcattcaggttcctgggctccaccatctctcaggacctgaagtgggagtcccacatagactccattgtaaagaaggcccagcagaggttatacttcctccgtcaattgaggaagttcaacctaccacaggagctactgacccagttctactcagtggtcatcgaatctgttctgtgcacttcaattactgtttggtatggctcggccaccaaatcagacctacgaagactacaacggacagttcgtagtgctgagaaaattattggtgctcctctgcccacacttcaggacctgtacgattccagagtgaaaaacagggcaagaaaaatcatcattgactccacacacccagcacacaaactctttgatctgctgccctctggccggcgctttagagcaccaaacaccaggacttccagacacagaagcagcttcttcccccaggcaatctccctcctaaacagataactgctccttaagagcaatattccacttccactactcctatagtgtgcactactgtgccttattatatctacatcttatgtatacatgtatataacactacctctacttactaaattatccatttgcacaagtgtacatacaatctgttaatatgtttattctactatatactacccggtacaatgtctcttatatgttattatcccccattttctgtaaaatagtctttattttatatatgcacaatttagaatcttttagactgtaaatcgtattatattgtattgtcattgtgttaaatgtctgtactagaagcttccaacaccaaagaaaattccttgtgtgtgcaagcacacttggcaataaagctcttctgattctgattctgattctttaTTTGTGTACTTTCAGGTTCGTTTAAACACAAAtgctgatctctctctctcaatagcTTTTCATTCTCATGCAAAGACTGGATGTCAGATAGAGATAGTTGATAGTCTCTTATCAGGACGCCAAAGCAAAGAGTACTGTTCCTTATCTGGCCTAAGCTCAGGCCTCACTTTTATCTCAggaaaaaatgctttcaaaCCCCTGTCTACAGTATCTGGTAAAAAGcatgtttaaatgattttaaatgaagtGTTTCCCatacattaatttatttgtgGAGGCCGGccacaatatcaataatcacCACCACAAATAGCCACCACTCCCTGCCATGATTAGCTCCTGCcttatcagggctctagactaactttttgcactggtgcgcctaactttttttcttaggtgcaccagcacaaaagttaggtgcacccaaattttcgaccgcatcgcatttaacaccgcagttttaccagttcaccttttttaaaatcgctgtccatataggcaaaattgacttgtaaatgattaactaacaatcttgtcaacataaagttctttatttgaagcacaattctacaagaaaggtaacttactgaaaaagtgttggtgcttaaagtgcttcactgaactgaaacttaaaacatctcaagataaatggaccagggcttgacataacctgggaggttgatggctccgtgtcagagcattgcttatgattttcggatggatcaggccttaacttaacattattcacgaaaaagttgtcaatcgttcttttcatcttctctcatcatccgcggctacatccactctgtttatctgacgggcctataggctactGACTGcagtctgactgcagcacacgcattttcacacgtacacaccagaggttgcgctagacttttttattgtccgttattttgactgacaggctcgtaaaaaatccgtcataattattattacccatcactatggtgcaaggtggctttacgtggtaattagtatgttcgtgacgtcatcacgctgtacttgcatctcggaacttgttgtattttaatacaactgaatgcccaataaagccattgttgtttatattcatctatatatttaatgtttatgtacatatgtgattcaaacccaacacatggtgcaaatttatagattacagtttttgataccatattcaagccctttccaaatcagtttttattttgctcataccttgtgtatgtaacaaaagttatggctgaggtcggctgaagcgctatgattttcaggaacggaatttggaggaaaacgggtttaaagttaagtgatgaaaataaaagcacaacagtccagtatcacaagtaaaagtcactttagagtagtaaaagacttactctaataacaatttaataaaaaatatttcccagtgttgaagtctataaaaatgcTGTACAAAACcttttgaataaaacgaaagtaaggaaaatggtgcagggcacacttacaggagctctgccattatcactacacaaggaaactagcaaacattacggataaCAACTAATGAGCAGTGAAGCAAgctttacgttgtttatcatgtgcatagtgtctggacttttgatcatcccttgtatgttttgcgatcggataactcccggtgctgcagacagggagctctgtcatctcacaaaaacattgtataaaaagctttgcatgccgtagtttacacaggactggtgaaatgtgcattgatactccttcattcttcatgtcatgtggtttactttgataggtgaactgtctttcccgcgtcccagcgcgacatccgaggggttttcccagattgcatcacatatgtctagtcggtAACAATGACGGGTGAAAACCTGCACGTCCCTTcacgagcatatcacgctctaatgaagggaaacggggagttacaaattgccctcattgtaatctgtcaaaatgacggacggacggccttcagattttttcgtcactggtaaaaaaaatctgtcaatgacagagaattttcgtttaacgcgacctctggtacacacacgtacaggaaaatctggaccaaggccaatcagaggggggtccgcccttcactatctctgattggcttagaccacgatatgggcctaatgtgtgtctgttgttgaatcacagggagactttcagagtcgcagagactttttttctccctcgaacagctggtcgcaccggtgcgacctcagatttttcttagtcgcaccattgagaaataaggtcacatgtgcgaccaaattgatcgcactctagagccctgcttatAAACACACtcaatcacacaaacacacacgcacgcacacacacaaacatacacacaccacTGATGACAAGAACATTcggcagaacacgaaagaagatattttagcCAGTTTTAAATTAATCCTTCGCTTATACCTAGACTAGCTCTGATCCTCCTTCTGGAAATCAGAGTTTATAAATAAAGACTAGCGAAAGTCTGAGACTATTTTAAACCAtgtttaagaaatattaattcaaTTAGTCCAgtttaaaagtgcatttttgtGGAAGACTAGTGTTGTCTAGGAAACTGTCCCtagattttactttttttatttaacagaccAATTTACCAACTTTTGTAATAAAAGGCGCATAGCAACAATCTAGCAACTTTTTCGAATAAGCCATAGCTTTCAATCAGTTGGAATATGTTGCCAGTACTGCACTGCGAGTGTGAGGTCTGGCTTTCCCAGTGCAGGATTGCATCTACTCAGTGAGCGGCGGAACAACAGCACATTCAGTTGACCGTAACGCAGCTGACTCGCCAAtgaatgagtacaaaacagtgtttccaagCACCtgtctgtcactgttactgttTGGATATAGGGCTGGGCGGTATgaccaaaaatgtatataacagTGTTTTCCAGATTTATACCGGTTTCCTGGTACATGGCAGTATTTTTTTAACCACATTTTCTACTGATTGAGAGAGGAAATAGTGCTGTTGACTTAAAATGCCCCTTTatactgtcatggtgacagtgaCAGTATCAGTATCCCTATAACAACTGAATAGCATGCGAAGGTAAAttgcatacataatatttaagcaaataaatagagaacaGGGCTCGAAATTAACGTTTTTCCTTGGAAGCACTGGTGCTCCCAACTTCAAGAGTTAGGAGcatccacccaaaaattaatagttgaatagttgaaaacaaaatattaacaattgtaccattaaaacatgcatgtgatgtctgttgtgtcttacatagtcacaatggcttcatgatttcctgaaatcatattttttaatcataaaacaaaggATTAAATTAGATATGTGAGAGGAAAGCGATCACATAGAGAAACAATTCAAACCAAAAACACATCATagtatatgcttatattgacCTGATATGAGGGGAACACATTTgtgtttgaaaatgtttgtttgtgtgagtaTATTTAATagaacttgcaattgctactCTTATGCTGAGGTGCGCGCTCCCATTGCGACAGGAAAGAAATATGTAACGTCACCGCTCATGCGCGAGACGCACGCAAACATCCTAAGGccggattcacatttcgcgtcttttccacgcgcatattcgttattttaaatgtagatgcgCGGCAGCCGCGCGGAAATAGGGGGCAACGCGGTCGTGACGCGCATGCGGTGCGACACACTCTTTTTTTCCGGCGTGGTGtcgctacccgatccgtcccggaaacacgatttgttccgcgcatgcgcgaaactgacgtcacttcctgttatcGCCGACGTTTTACGACAGTCTTCTCGACCTGGGACCAGCTcggaatctggcaggggtgcatttctcggcattacacctGTTCCGGGCGTCTTCGAATTTTATCATCAAAGGTAATTAAATTGCGTTAAgcgattttataattaaaaggagaactgacaatctgttacaacctgggtcatgtgcttaatttacaaagttatgtttaaaatatcgagctacattaactgtacttgttaaattcccgtatagaataagaaaacgatagaacccttcacagagatgctaatggtttacattaaaatactactatgaaccattagcttttaccattaaaaccattacaaatttctttctttgtagtgtgatttgtgcattattttatatattaattataaaatcaatttatatataaaattggttaaatttatgtgatgtttttattgacctttatggagtttaattttagtcagatatcagataatatgatatttcttttaactgcaactttttcatgctttttttcTTCTAACAGGCGACAGACTCTTCTACACCGGCCCAATTAAACAGTACATGCGGCTAGTTGTCCTGTCCGAGGAAGACAACctgatggttttggagataagaCTTACAGAACCATATTTAGGTTTAGACTTAAGATAATTTACTGGCCTTGTTCCAggcatgttatttggttacagtTTCCAAAAGGAGCCTCGTTCTCAGGCTTCAAGTTTGTATAGAGCCTCGTTCACAGGCTTCAAGTTCATCAAAGAGCCTAGTTCTCAGGCTGCACACCTGATAATTTAATTGCACgttatgtaattttgtgttctctTTGGAATCCCAGACACATTGCAAGCTTCATTGACCCAGGATCCTGGACTGAAAAAACAGGAAGAGACCTTgaggtatgttttaaatgatggaattgtgtcaagcaaatgtatgtatataactaaacatgtttattacactgtgctctggaatacttgattctgattggccagttgcaacattccaaggtttgatattcccagataacaagcacacaaaactaataacacatggtaacccagtctttatcacactgtcaggctttattctgcgataacaacctgcTGCCTGTACATCATCCCTTACCTAAAAAttgcagttgttttttaaactaaCTGTGGATGCACTTTTCCTTTTCCAGTTTTTTCCTCAACAGTCCAGTGGGGATTCTTGTGGTGTCTACATGCTGATGGtaagaatgtttaatttatcaaagctgttagataataaaaccaaagtcttacagtgttatttgtgtttcacagtatgCTCTCAGCATCTGCACATCATGTCCCTTAACATTCACAGAGGTAAGCTGGATTTTCACACAAGTATGTCATTGAACTACTggtatgtgtgcatttttttgtgtgtatgtgtgttttaggaGGAGGTGCCATTGATTCGCCAGTGGTGGTGCATTAACCTCATGGAAAGATTTTGCCTAGAAGGGTATGATAGATTCTACAGATATAATTTCAGTATCTTGGCTGTATTAAGTTAGCTAAAGCTATTACATAGagttcatatacatttacatatattttcaaaggCATGGACAGAGGTTTGCATACTGGACCGAAGAAGCATCCCAACTCCTTCAGGGGATCGTTGAGCCTGTGTTTAGGGTGTCGAAATTCACCACCACCAAACTGTCACCCAGCAGAAGAGTTGTGGATGACAAGGACATTGATAAGGTTAATGATTATACAGTAGTGGTTATACATGAAGCATTTGCATGATTGCTGAATAAATAGTATAACTGTTGTGCCATTTTACTATGTAAGGAATAAATGACTATAGGCCATTTAATTAGTCAACCAATTAGAATGAAGCATAAACTTCATTTACTTCAATAGGTGCAGCAGCCAACCATTGTCCGAGACCTAAATACAGCGTGGTACTGGGTACAGAATCACAGACACTTATTCCGTGGGGAGGTGACAGAGCCTGCCTTTTTGCAGATGAACAGGGGTGATCAACAAAATGCCATCAAGAACCTCTTGGGGGGTCAATTCTCTGAGGCGAAGGAtgcctttttgtttatatttcattaccaagaagacatggaaacatttttgtcgTACTGTGTTGATGACCAAGGCCTAAAGGTCAATGCTATGTTCTACAAAGAGAAAtgtagtgtgtgagtgtgtgtgcgcgtgtgtgagtgagtgagtgagtgtgcgtgcgtgcgagagagagagagagagagagagcgtgagagagagtgtgcatgtgcgtgcgtgtgtgtgtgtgtgcgcgagagTGTGTGAGGAatggaacaaatgtataaataaattgaaagaatatatatataactgtattctgtgtgtttcttaaatgcagttaaatatctagaacagttatgtagaacctatctttagaaaatgaatagaaagaaaacacatctgtatgaacatctgtattttccaaattgtgtctagcaaatttaaacaattcaagtttaatttgaccatttatttaattcaatgaagttaatttgtgccacatattaaccAAATTTTAACCGAAATGGATCGGgtagttattttttatgaccaccttaaaacaaacatgcattataattcagcaacaatttaacaagccaggaaatatctcaaagcattgtaagaaacaaatgaagaaaaaagaaacttatacagatataataaatacatttattaataaatgtaataaaaaatatatatattaaactccgagtgtaaaacaacagcagtaaCGGTATAGCCTACATACCCGAAACTGCCGTGAAGTGTTTCGATTTatttcagacaggaagtgacgtcagtttcgcgcatgcgcggaacaaatcgtgtttccgggacggatcgggtagccacacgccgcatcgagatgaaaaaatctcaacttttcagaaaggcgcaaacgcaccgcaggtcatgtgacaacaacCAACCAGCCAAGACAAGCacaatgaagatggagacacagatgatcacagcataactaaatctagtagcagagttattggaaggtattttcagtgcatataatccaaatatcctttgtttatacctcctcgtctcaatggctatcgtggcccatggttgcttagcaacggcaGACGCTCTGCGTGCGCAACTGCCGGAGCGCTTTgtaaaaaaggagaaagcagcGCGTCTCGCGTTTTGcacgcggttttagacgcgaatgTGAATCGAGCCAAACGCCTCCGTTTAGCGCttgtttatatagaaaaattatGATAAAGTAGTGCCGCAGCATAGAAAGACGGATTCTCTGTGAATGACCAGTCACAGTGCAACAGTGAAAAGGGACCCCCCACTGAAACAGTGTCGCGCTGTGCCGCGTTCCGCACGTTGTTTATGCGACATGCACCGGTAATGCGGTATATAAAAAattcataacaaaaatacaccGGTATATCGCCCAGCACTATTTGGAtatatgaacatgaacatgtCTGTAAATATGTACATAGTTTGTTAGCCAGACACAGGCTTTGCGCTGTATACTAATAAGAAGTAATATAGGCAAAATCTGaattttagcagttcagtggaaCTCCTCAAGCATTCAAACAATGTTGCCAACCAAGTGCCTTTGTCACTAGATTTAGTGATGTTTTATGGACCCCTTTAGAGACTTATTTTGCAAAAAGGGCCTATTGACAAATCTAGGCAATcctgtcaaaacatttttttgttatgctgGTTAAAAGGCTCTTCACATCCTGACAAAATCTGTCAAATACCCaaattaatggaaaaagctaatggttcatactGGTATttcaatggaaaccattagaattgtgattctattgtttttttcagcagtaaTGCATCCTTGCTAAAAAATAGAAAACCAGTACAGTACTGGCCAATAGGCCCCATCACAGAAATTGTGTTTCATAATAATATGAAATGGTTACCATTATCTTTATCcattaaaatcattacaaaattcTATTTTGTAGTATGTTTTTGgtattattccaataggatttggcctaatggttagagagtcggactcatgaccagaaggttgctggttcgattcccagggccggcgggtaacaactgaggtgcccttgagcaaggcaccttacccctacttgctccccgggtgctgcagtgatagctgcccactactccgggggtacgtgtgttcaccacttgctgtgcgtgtgttcactactctctggatgggttaaatgcagaggtcacatttcgttgccttgacaatgacaataaattgaattgaatctaaaatgcaatataacattcaaaactatgttttcagaggtatataaaaaccttacgtaatgaaccgttatgtttatattaccttagaataagctatttctatctacatacagagtgGGCCTACATGAAGTCGCCACGTTGTGccaccatgttttgtacagtagccctaaatggacaaactgctacTAAGCACGTTTCCGCTTCCCCTCCCTGTACCCTGCGGTACGTAGTCCGGTTgtccctgactttacaaaggggggaAGAATGTCTACTTGCTGTTTACCATTAGCTAGCTCTGCCCGCAAGCATGCTGTGCAACGCAAGCATGAAATGCTTAGCTTTATCATAGCTAGACcatgcaaataataatgcaaatgaatacAAGCGGCACACTGGTTCCAGATAATCTATatgggtgcgtttatatttggcattaacatgcgacctgtatctggatgttgtccacatacacattgaaaagacaagtgtaaacgtgcttctgatcggaatgttatccgatcagcgtgtcctgatcaagaggtagtcgaggacgcattgtgatcggatctcagtgtaatgtaaacgcaatcaagacagtttatctacatttaccgacacaacttcacagaaaaccccgcccaCTGTCATTaatctctcgtctgtccgaaacctgtcagactgcggagcagaTGACAAATACAgaggaaagtttactcttgctcacTCACTAttgcacagtcgttcattttcccacaAAATGAACGTGGAGACTTTATTACAGTGTATCATTATTTGCAACCTACAGAGGatgtatgtca contains:
- the LOC130558664 gene encoding uncharacterized protein LOC130558664 — encoded protein: MRGSRAEIGGNAVVTRMRCDTLFFSGVVSLPDPSRKHDLFRACAKLTSLPVIADVLRQSSRPGTSSESGRGAFLGITPVPGVFEFYHQRHIASFIDPGSWTEKTGRDLEFFPQQSSGDSCGVYMLMYALSICTSCPLTFTEEEVPLIRQWWCINLMERFCLEGHGQRFAYWTEEASQLLQGIVEPVFRVSKFTTTKLSPSRRVVDDKDIDKVQQPTIVRDLNTAWYWVQNHRHLFRGEVTEPAFLQMNRGDQQNAIKNLLGGQFSEAKDAFLFIFHYQEDMETFLSYCVDDQGLKVNAMFYKEKCSV